A window of Diospyros lotus cultivar Yz01 chromosome 14, ASM1463336v1, whole genome shotgun sequence contains these coding sequences:
- the LOC127790879 gene encoding putative UPF0481 protein At3g02645 — MPETMLMEKNNRTWICQLESYEKQNIKELKIQKVPAILRGVKSNKECYDPMIVAIGPYHHGKDELQQMETFKIQFTLQYADQSGKSIRKLYEEMQNSLVEAKNYYTEDVAEKFNDEKFAEMLFLDSCFVIQFMDSCVNSENNNIKTTNIDTAFIRRDIMLLENQLPLEILTKLMCLSLRFEGGQGFEMIDNFIKLIMKDPPIEEKAPRRKTCFLFFQTNSKSEETNRKKKKPIHLLELVRTKFVDDTKKKKKKTV; from the coding sequence ATGCCCGAAACCATGCTCATGGAAAAGAACAACCGTACATGGATATGTCAGCTAGAATCCTATGAAAAACAGAACATAAAAGaattgaaaatccaaaaagTTCCAGCTATACTTCGTGGGGTCAAGTCTAATAAGGAGTGCTACGATCCCATGATAGTTGCAATTGGCCCTTACCACCATGGTAAGGACGAGTTACAACAAATGGAAACTTTCAAAATTCAATTTACCCTACAATATGCTGATCAAAGTGGAAAATCGATTAGGAAATTGTACGAAGAGATGCAAAATTCTTTGGTTGAAGCTAAGAATTACTATACCGAGGACGTGGCAGAAAAATTTAACGACGAGAAGTTTGCGGAGATGTTGTTTCTCGACAGTTGCTTTGTCATCCAATTCATGGATAGTTGTGTAAACTCCGAGAACAATAATATAAAGACCACGAATATTGATACAGCATTCATAAGACGTGATATTATGTTATTGGAAAATCAACTCCCTTTGGAGATCCTCACTAAACTAATGTGCTTGAGCTTGAGGTTTGAAGGAGGTCAAGGATTTGAGATGATAGACAACTTTATCAAGCTAATCATGAAAGACCCTCCTATTGAAGAAAAAGCACCAAGAAGGAAgacttgttttttatttttccagaCAAATTCTAAGTCAGAAGAAActaacagaaaaaagaaaaagcctATTCATCTTCTTGAGCTTGTTCGGACTAAATTTGTTgatgatacaaaaaaaaaaaaaaaaaaaacagtataA
- the LOC127790892 gene encoding UPF0481 protein At3g47200-like produces the protein MATCSMQVDVNREIKNEASDKPPLYWCLYRSVKELKSVGIHFRPSETCQFTDIKFNSGHLYGWLKLPRITIEDGTKSLLLNLVAFEACADPSSNFEVSSYVYFMDTLIDHAEDVKELRSKGIILNLLGNDEQVAKLFNEISENVVPNLRVFGNVQESLNDFCKSYRRLWLTECLHDHFRSPWAIIAFLAAIVVVCLTITQTVFSAIQL, from the coding sequence ATGGCAACATGCTCTATGCAAGTTGATGTTAatagagaaattaaaaatgaggcTAGCGACAAACCACCTCTATATTGGTGCTTGTATCGCTCAGTTAAGGAGTTAAAGTCAGTGGGAATACATTTTCGGCCTAGCGAGACTTGCCAATTCACTGATATCAAATTTAATTCTGGGCACTTGTATGGATGGCTCAAACTCCCTCGAATAACCATTGAGGATGGCACCAAGTCTTTGCTTTTGAATTTGGTGGCTTTTGAAGCTTGCGCTGACCCTTCAAGCAATTTTGAGGTTTCCTCGTATGTTTATTTCATGGATACATTGATTGACCATGCTGAAGATGTGAAGGAGCTACGATCTAAAGGCATAATACTCAACCTCTTGGGCAACGACGAACAAGTAGCGAAACTTTTCAACGAGATAAGCGAAAATGTGGTGCCCAATTTACGAGTTTTTGGGAATGTTCAAGAATCCCTTAACGACTTCTGTAAAAGCTACAGAAGGTTGTGGTTGACTGAATGCCTGCACGATCATTTTAGAAGCCCTTGGGCCATAATTGCTTTCCTTGCTGCAATTGTTGTCGTGTGCTTGACTATTACTCAAACTGTCTTTTCTGCCATTCAGCTTTAG